The DNA region AGCCTTGGGAGAATATATGTGCCACCGCTGTCTGGTATCAATCCTATTTTACTGAAAGCTTGTATGAACGATGCAGATGCTGCAGCCACTACTATATCGCAACTAAGAGCAATGTTAGCTCCGGCGCCTGCTGCTACACCATTTACAGCTGCTATCACAGGTTTCTCCAGTTTCCTTATACGTGACACAATGGGATTATAATGTTCGCTTAGGATCCTGTTCATTCCTGGTCCTGAAGGATCCACTACTTCAGCAAGATCTTGCCCGGCGCAAAAACCTTTGCCTGCACCTGTTATGTAAACAGCGCGTACTGTTGATGCTTTACATTCATCCAGCCTCGCCTGCATTTCGAGCGCCATTTCGCGGTTGAAAGAATTAAGTTTATCCGGCCTGTTAAGTGTTATAGAAGCTACGCCTTCTTC from Aridibaculum aurantiacum includes:
- a CDS encoding enoyl-CoA hydratase-related protein, which translates into the protein MSSILFSLEEGVASITLNRPDKLNSFNREMALEMQARLDECKASTVRAVYITGAGKGFCAGQDLAEVVDPSGPGMNRILSEHYNPIVSRIRKLEKPVIAAVNGVAAGAGANIALSCDIVVAAASASFIQAFSKIGLIPDSGGTYILPRLIGLQKATALMMLGDKVPAAEAERLGMIYKVIEDSVFAEETYKLARTMAAMPTRGLALTKKALDWSLTHTFDEQLMNEDKLQQQAAATNDFKEGTNAFLEKRSPVFKGE